Below is a window of Burkholderiales bacterium DNA.
ACAAGGACGGCCACGAATTTCCCATTGAAATCACGATTTCGCCACTGCGTGTCGGCGACAGCTTCCGTTTCAACGCCTTCCTGCACGACATCAGCGAACGGCGGCGCGCACAACTTGAAATCAAGGCTCTCAACGACGATCTTGCGGCGCGCGCCGCGCAACTCGAAGCGACCAACAAGGAACTGGAAAGCTTCAGTTATTCGGTATCGCACGACCTGCGTTCGCCGCTGCGCGCGGTCGATGGCTTCTCACGCATGCTGCAGGAAGACTATCAGGGCAAGCTGGACGCCGAGGGGAATCGCATACTCAAGGTGATCCGCGAAGCGAGCCAGAAGATGGGCCAATTGATCGACGATCTGCTGGCTTTTTCGCGCCTGGGCCGGCAGGCGATCAGCGCCGAGCAAATCGAGATGACGGCGCTGGCGCGGGAAACCTGGGCCGAGCTGCAAGGGCAAGGCGCGCATGTACAGTTCGTCCTGCGCGCGCTGCCGGCGGCGTGGGGCGACCGCTCTCTGCTGAAGCAAGTCTGGGTGAATCTGATTTCGAACGCGATCAAGTTCAGCGCCGCCACCGATGCAGCAGTGATCGAGGCCGGCGGCAATGGTGCCGGGGGCGATGACAACGAAGTCGTGTATTACGTGAAGGATAACGGCGCGGGCTTCGATATGCGCTACCATGACAAGCTGTTTGGGGTCTTCCAGCGCCTGCACTCAGCTTCAGACTTCCCTGGGACAGGAGTTGGTCTTGCCATCGTGCAACGGATCGTTGCCCGTCATGGTGGACGAGTATGGGCCGAAGGCAAGGTCGGCTCCGGCGCAACCTTCTACTTCGCATTGCCGCCTGGAGCGAAAAATAATGGGTGATCTGTCGGTCATCGACATCCTGCTGGTCGAGGATGACCCGAACGACGCCGAGCTTGCGCTGCGCGCCTTCAAAAAGCGTCACGTCATCGACAATGTGCATTGGGTCAAGGATGGCGCCGAGGCGCTCGATTTTCTGTTTGCACGCGGCGCATATGCCGGGCGCGATATGGGCCGCGCACCCAAAGTCGTGCTGCTCGACCTCAAGTTGCCCAAGGTCGACGGCATCGAAGTTCTGGCGCAGATCAAGGCCGATCCGCGAACACGGGCGGTGCCGGTGGTCATGCTGACTTCCTCGCAAGAGGAACGCGATGTGCTCGAAACCTACCGCCTCGGCGTAAACAGCTACATCTGCAAACCGGTCGATTTCGAAAAATTCATCGAGATCGTTTCCGAGATTGAACTGTACTGGATGGTCATGAACCGGACGCCGAAGTAAATTGCGACGCTGATGGACCGCGATCTCAAAATTCTGCTGGTCGAAGATGTTGCGACCGACGCCGAGT
It encodes the following:
- a CDS encoding response regulator, coding for MGDLSVIDILLVEDDPNDAELALRAFKKRHVIDNVHWVKDGAEALDFLFARGAYAGRDMGRAPKVVLLDLKLPKVDGIEVLAQIKADPRTRAVPVVMLTSSQEERDVLETYRLGVNSYICKPVDFEKFIEIVSEIELYWMVMNRTPK